The following are from one region of the Ignavibacteria bacterium genome:
- a CDS encoding M28 family peptidase yields the protein MKKIFLVVLSFTIALGIISCSTSKVPETESEITAQDAMKHLTYLASDELKGRGTGTDEINIAAEYIADNFKSFGLKPLGDSGYFQNFEVTTGVELTENNSLSLDIGEKKFAFVLNETYSPLGFSANTSVTGEIVFAGYGIEAEKLGYNDFADVDVKDKIALVLRYSPEGDKPRGDFADYSSTRYKASSVRNKGAKGVIFFTGPNTYEDDSFIKLNVEQLGGDAGLPIVSITTKVAEEIFQVAGKDLLALQKEMDSLKAAKSFYFANSNASISVGLEPVKKWTRNVIGLVESENPVYKNEYIVIGAHYDHLGMGGRGSLSSSKEPEIHNGADDNASGTSAVLELAQQFSAKRKLLKRSMVFMTFSGEEMGLLGSAHFVKTPTIPLDKITAMYNLDMVGRLNQENSLTVYGTGTSPAWKDLLNEKNSFYNFKLNFIDDGFGPSDHSSFYSKDIPVLFYFTGTHSDYHKPSDDFDKINHSGLEKISRFVYDMAEAVNQKEDAIAFTKTKSEPRERRPGAATRVYVGTVPDMTTQVEGFKLSGVSDGSPAEKAGLKAGDIIIKFAGKDIKNIYDYMYSMQDHKPGEEVDVVVKRGEEEITLKVTLGLR from the coding sequence ATGAAAAAGATATTTCTAGTAGTTCTAAGTTTTACGATCGCACTCGGGATCATTTCATGTTCGACCTCTAAAGTCCCAGAAACCGAGAGTGAGATAACTGCACAAGACGCAATGAAACATCTGACATATCTCGCATCAGATGAATTGAAAGGGAGAGGAACTGGAACGGATGAAATTAACATTGCAGCCGAATATATTGCAGACAATTTTAAAAGCTTCGGATTAAAACCACTAGGCGATTCAGGTTATTTTCAAAACTTCGAAGTGACTACCGGGGTTGAATTAACTGAAAACAACTCATTATCGCTAGATATTGGGGAGAAAAAATTCGCTTTTGTATTGAACGAAACATATTCGCCGCTTGGATTCTCTGCTAACACCTCAGTCACTGGAGAAATAGTCTTTGCAGGTTACGGAATTGAAGCTGAAAAGCTTGGTTACAACGATTTCGCAGATGTCGACGTTAAAGACAAGATTGCACTTGTCCTTCGTTATTCTCCCGAAGGAGACAAACCACGCGGTGATTTTGCCGATTACAGTTCAACTCGTTATAAAGCTTCTTCAGTACGGAATAAAGGAGCGAAAGGAGTAATATTCTTCACTGGACCGAATACATATGAAGATGATTCATTCATAAAGCTTAATGTTGAACAGCTCGGCGGTGACGCTGGACTGCCAATTGTTTCAATAACCACCAAGGTGGCGGAAGAAATATTCCAAGTCGCCGGAAAAGATTTGCTCGCACTGCAAAAGGAAATGGATTCTCTTAAAGCAGCTAAATCATTTTACTTTGCGAATTCAAATGCTTCAATATCTGTCGGATTGGAACCGGTTAAAAAATGGACAAGAAATGTTATCGGGCTTGTCGAGAGTGAAAATCCAGTTTATAAAAATGAATACATTGTGATTGGCGCACACTACGACCATCTTGGAATGGGAGGACGCGGCTCGCTCTCATCCTCAAAAGAACCTGAAATTCATAATGGAGCTGATGACAATGCATCCGGCACTTCAGCTGTGTTGGAGCTAGCACAACAATTTTCTGCTAAAAGAAAGTTGTTAAAAAGAAGTATGGTTTTCATGACTTTCTCCGGTGAAGAGATGGGGCTTCTCGGTTCAGCACATTTTGTTAAAACTCCAACTATCCCTCTCGATAAAATCACTGCGATGTATAACTTAGATATGGTTGGGAGATTGAACCAAGAAAACAGTCTTACTGTTTATGGCACAGGAACTTCTCCAGCTTGGAAAGACCTGTTAAATGAAAAAAATTCTTTTTACAACTTTAAACTGAATTTTATAGATGACGGATTTGGACCGAGTGATCATTCATCATTCTATTCAAAAGATATTCCTGTATTATTCTATTTCACTGGAACGCATTCCGACTACCATAAACCAAGTGATGATTTCGATAAAATTAATCATTCGGGATTGGAAAAAATTAGCCGATTCGTTTACGATATGGCTGAAGCTGTCAATCAAAAAGAGGACGCAATCGCTTTCACAAAAACTAAAAGCGAGCCACGAGAAAGACGCCCTGGTGCCGCAACTCGAGTTTATGTAGGTACAGTTCCAGATATGACAACCCAAGTTGAAGGATTTAAGCTAAGCGGTGTAAGTGATGGGAGCCCAGCTGAAAAAGCCGGATTAAAAGCCGGTGATATAATTATTAAATTCGCCGGGAAAGACATAAAGAACATTTACGATTACATGTACTCAATGCAAGATCACAAACCAGGTGAAGAAGTCGACGTCGTAGTCAAACGCGGTGAAGAAGAAATCACACTAAAAGTTACTCTTGGATTGAGGTAG
- the nuoF gene encoding NADH-quinone oxidoreductase subunit NuoF, which translates to MTEKILLKDIPNYRDIEVYKQHGGYQIFKKALQRKPEEIIDEVKKSGLRGRGGACFPTGMKWGFMPKGGEKPNYLCINGDESEPGSFKDRQIFEFNPHQLIEGILISAYAINSPTCYIYIRGEYGKWIKLMQKALDDAYSQGFVGEEMKKTFKCDFFTNIYIHKGAGAYICGEESALMNSIEGKRGYPRVKPPFPPQYGLWGCPTTVNNVETISNIPAIVDKGGEWFASIGEPKHPGTLLFGISGHVNNPGVYELPTGTLLSDIIYKYAGGVPGDKKIKSVIPGGSSVPPLRSEQIDGLKMDAESLKAAGSSIGTGGIIVMDEDSDMVRVLTRITHFYHHESCGQCTPCREGTGWMLKVLHRIEEGNGTSHDLDLLIDVANNIEGHTICALGDAAAWPVKYTIERFRDEFESRVSKSLQLPVINKVHSMRETSAPLAEVNVG; encoded by the coding sequence ATGACTGAAAAGATTTTACTTAAAGATATTCCAAATTATCGCGACATCGAAGTTTACAAGCAGCATGGCGGCTATCAAATTTTTAAGAAAGCTCTTCAGCGAAAACCGGAAGAAATTATTGATGAAGTAAAGAAGTCCGGATTGCGCGGCAGAGGCGGAGCCTGTTTTCCAACCGGAATGAAATGGGGTTTCATGCCGAAAGGGGGCGAAAAACCTAATTATCTCTGTATCAATGGTGATGAAAGTGAACCGGGTTCATTCAAAGACAGACAGATTTTTGAATTCAATCCTCATCAATTGATCGAGGGAATTTTGATTTCGGCTTATGCGATCAATTCACCCACGTGCTACATCTACATTCGCGGCGAATACGGCAAGTGGATCAAGTTGATGCAAAAAGCTCTTGACGATGCTTACTCTCAAGGATTTGTTGGTGAAGAAATGAAAAAAACTTTTAAGTGTGATTTCTTCACGAATATTTATATTCACAAAGGAGCAGGTGCGTACATTTGCGGTGAAGAATCTGCATTGATGAATTCGATCGAAGGTAAACGCGGTTATCCAAGAGTTAAACCGCCGTTCCCTCCGCAGTATGGTTTGTGGGGATGCCCGACCACAGTCAATAATGTTGAAACCATTTCGAATATCCCGGCAATTGTCGATAAAGGCGGCGAGTGGTTTGCAAGCATCGGCGAACCGAAACATCCAGGAACACTCTTGTTTGGCATAAGCGGACATGTGAATAACCCCGGAGTTTACGAATTACCCACTGGTACATTGTTAAGCGATATTATTTATAAATATGCAGGGGGAGTTCCAGGCGATAAAAAAATTAAATCTGTTATTCCGGGAGGTTCTTCTGTGCCCCCGCTTCGAAGCGAGCAAATTGATGGGCTGAAAATGGATGCGGAATCTTTGAAAGCTGCTGGTTCTTCAATAGGCACAGGTGGTATCATCGTAATGGATGAGGACTCCGACATGGTAAGAGTATTAACGAGAATAACACATTTTTATCATCATGAATCTTGCGGACAGTGTACTCCCTGCCGCGAAGGCACCGGCTGGATGTTGAAAGTCCTTCATAGAATTGAAGAAGGGAACGGAACATCACACGATCTTGATTTACTGATAGATGTCGCGAACAACATCGAAGGACACACTATTTGCGCCCTCGGTGATGCTGCCGCTTGGCCCGTGAAGTACACCATTGAAAGATTCAGAGACGAGTTTGAATCGCGTGTCAGCAAATCGCTGCAATTGCCGGTAATAAACAAAGTCCACTCGATGCGCGAAACTTCAGCACCTCTTGCTGAAGTGAATGTTGGGTGA
- the nuoE gene encoding NADH-quinone oxidoreductase subunit NuoE, whose product MKIEFNENELKQVEEIKKRYPTTQAALMPVLYMIQEKYGWISKETMQFAAQLLDITEEHVLGVVTFYTMYNSKPVGKYHLQVCTNVSCMIRGAYDLMKSIEQELGIRKGETTSDQKFTITEVECLGSCGTAPMIQVNDDYYENLTIESTRTLLSNLKNN is encoded by the coding sequence GTGAAAATAGAATTTAACGAAAACGAATTAAAGCAAGTTGAAGAAATAAAAAAGCGGTATCCAACTACTCAGGCTGCATTGATGCCTGTTTTATATATGATCCAAGAAAAGTACGGCTGGATTTCGAAAGAGACGATGCAGTTTGCCGCACAACTTTTGGACATAACCGAAGAGCATGTTTTGGGAGTTGTAACCTTTTATACCATGTACAACTCGAAACCTGTGGGTAAATATCACCTCCAGGTTTGTACAAATGTTTCGTGCATGATTCGCGGTGCTTACGATTTAATGAAATCGATTGAACAGGAATTGGGGATTAGAAAAGGTGAAACAACATCGGACCAGAAATTTACGATTACAGAAGTTGAATGTTTGGGTTCTTGCGGTACAGCTCCTATGATTCAAGTCAACGATGATTATTATGAAAACCTTACAATCGAATCTACGAGAACCTTACTTTCCAATTTGAAGAACAACTGA